In the Natrinema sp. CBA1119 genome, CCGCCGGTTCGGATGCAGCTGGTCGAAGTGATCTCGGGTGCCGAGAGCGCCGAGGAGACGCTCGCGGTCGTCGAAGACCTCGCCGAAGATCTGGGGAAGACGCCGGTTCGCGTCCACAAGGACTCGCCCGGCTTCATCGTCAACCGCATTCTGGTCCCGCTGATGAACGAGGCCGCGTGGCTCGTCAGCAACGATGAGGCGACCATCGCCGAAGTCGATTCGACGACGAAGTTCGACATGGGCCTGCCGATGGGCAGCTTCGAACTCGGCGATCAGGTCGGCAACGACGTCAGTTACCACGTCCTCGAGTACATGCACGAGGTACTGGGCGAGGCCTACGAGCCGGCTCCGCTCCTGGCGGAGAAGGTCGAGAACGAGGAGTTCGGCAAGAAGTCCGGGAAGGGGTTCTACGACTACGAGGACGGCGAGGGCGTCCAGATCCCGACGGACGAGCAGTCGGAGTTCGTCAAGAAGCGGCTCCTCGCGACGATGGCTAACGAGGCGGCCAAGCTGATCGGCGGCGACGTCGCTCCGCCGGAATCCATCGACGAGGCAGTCCAGCTCGGGGCCGGCTTCCCCGACGGCCCGGTCACGCTGGTCGACGACTACGGCCTCGACACGCTGCACGAGACGCTCGAGGAGGCCTACGAGCGGACCGGCCACGAGCGGTACGCGGCCGCGGAGTACCTCGCGGAACGCGCCGACGAGGGCGGTTTCTACGAGAGTGATGAGCATTCGGACGCGGTCGATTTCGATGCGATCCGCGTCGAGTACCCCGGCGACATGGTCGGCCACGTCGTCCTCGACCGGCCACACCGGATGAACACCATCAGCGACGAACTCCTCGAGGAGCTCTCGGCGGCGATCACCCTGCTCGAGGACGACGACGAGGTGCGTGCGATCCTCGTCACCGGCGAGGGTGAGAAGGCGTTCTCCGCGGGGGCGGACGTCCAGAGCATGGCCGGCGACGGTGCCGACCCGATCGAGGGTCAGGAGCTGTCGCGACTGGGACAGTCGACGTTCGGCGAACTCGAGGCCTGCGATCTGCCAGTTATTGCGGGGATCGACGGCTTCTGTCTCGGCGGCGGAATGGAGCTGGCGACCTGTGCGGACCTGCGCGTCGCGAGCGAACGCTCCCAGTTCGGCCAGCCCGAACTCGACCTCGGACTGCTCCCCGGCTGGGGCGGGACGCAGCGACTGAAACACATCATCGGCGAGGGCCGCGCGAAGGAGATCATCCTCACCGCCGAGCGCTACGACGCCGAGACGATGGCCGACTACGGCTTCGTCAACGAAGTCGTCGATAGCGACGGGCTCGAAGCGCGCGCGCTCGAGCTGGCGACCGACCTCGCCGGCGGGCCGCCGATCGCCCAGAAGTTCACCAAGCGTGCGATGCTCGCCGGTCGCGACGATACCGAAGCCGGACTGGAGTATGAGGCGTCCGCGTTCGGTCATCTGATGGCGACCGACGACCTGATGGAGGGTATTATGGCCTTCATGGGAGACGAAGAGCCGAACTTTCAGGGGGAGTGAGACGGACTGGGATACGTCAGTTCCGGAGCAACCGCGAACCGTTCTGCGGTTGCTCCGACACATCGGTGTAGCAGACCGTATGAGGCGACCGCCGACGAACGGAGCGTCGGCTTCGTCATGGCAGGTGGGTGACCGAAACGGTCCCTCTCACTGACTTGCAGTAATTCTGTACAGTTGACATCTGGTCGCGAGATTTATCACAGAGAGGTACCATTGGTGACGCGTGGCTGTAATCGATGAAGAGAATGGAGGGGTTCCCAAATGAGTGACGGGGCCGAGGTGCTCGTCGTCGACGACGAGGCTCGACTCGCGGACCTATTTGCCGCCTGGCTACAGGCCGACTGGGTCGTCGAGACGGCCTATGACGGTGAAGAGGCGCTCGAAAAGATGGCCGACTCCGTCGAAGTCGTGCTTCTCGACCGGCGGATGCCCGGTCTCTCCGGCGACGAAGTCCTCGAGCAGATTCGCGAGCAGGGATACGATTCGCGGGTAGTCATGGTGACGGCGGTGGATCCGGACTTCGACATCATCGAGATGGGGTTCGACGACTACCTCGTCAAACCGGTCTCGAAGGACGAACTCGTCGATATGGTCGACGACGTCGCCGACCGGTCCGACTACGAGTCCGATATACAGGAGTATTACGCGCTCGTCTCGAAGAAGGCGTTACTGGAGTCAGAAAAGGCCGACCGAGAACTCGCGAACAACGAGGAGTATCAGGACCTCACCGACCGCGTCGCGGAGCTCGAGCAGCGCGTCGACGAGACGGTCTCCGGAATGTCCTCCCACGACGATTTCGTCGGCGCATTTCAAGACCTCCAGTCAGAGAACTAGACGCCGATTTCGAACTCGAACCGAGCCCCTCCACCCTCGCTTTCGGTCGCGACGACCGACCATCCGTGCCCGGTAGCGACTTCTCTGACGATCCAGAGGCCGATTCCGAGTCCCTCCGTCGACGACGAAACCGACGGGTCGAAGATTTCGTCCCGGAGTTTCTCGGGGAGCCCCTCTCCGTCGTCTTCGATGAAGAATCCCTGCGCACGTCCGTCCCGTTCGCCACGGCCGTCTCGCCCGTCACGCTCGAGCGGTCCGACGCGAACGGTTCTGGTCGTGTCGCTGTGTTCGATACTGTTCCTGAAACAGTTCTCGAGGAGCCGCAGGAGTCGCGAGCGGTCGGCCTCGATCGTCATCGTGCCCGTGACTGACAGCGTCGCCTCCGCGGTCGAGACGTGGTCCCACGCGTCGCGAGCGATCGACTCGAGATCGGTGGGGTCGGTGTCTGCGGCCCAGTCGCCCTCGCGGGCGATGGCCAGCACGTCCTCGATGATCGACTCCATCCGCTCGAGTCCCTCGCGGGTCTTTTCGGCGTGCTCGACGTCCCCGGTCTCCTCGAAGAGTTCGAGGTAGCCCTGGGCGACGCCGAGCGGATTGCGGAGGTCGTGGCTGACGATCCGAGCGAACGTGTCGAGTCGCTCGTTGCGTTCGCGAAGCTTCCGTTCGCTTCGCTTTCGCTCCGTGATGTCGCGGAGGACGCCTACCGAGCCGAGAAACTCGCCGCCGGGAACGAGGACCGCGATCTGAGCCTCGCAGGGGATCCGCTCGCCGGTTTTCGTCTCGAGTGGCAGTTCGATGGTTTCGGTGTGACTCTCGGCCTCGAGCAGCGATCGAATGAGGGCCGTCGCGGCGGTGACGTCCTCGCGGTCGAACAGGATCGACGCGTGTTCGCCGAGCAGCCCTTCGCGGCTGTAGCCGGTCATCTCGACGAGCGCGTCGTTGACGGTCGTGAAGTGACCCGCGTCGTCGAGGACGTACATCCCGTCGCCGGCCGTTTCGACGAGTCGCTCGTACCGGTGGAGGGCGCGTTCTCGCTGGTCGAGGCGGCCGCGGATGGCGATCGTCTCGAGGACGTGGGACGCGGTCGCAGCGATCGCCCGGATCGCGTCCCGTTCGCGTGCGGAAATCGGCGTCGTCGCGTAGACGACCGCCACTCCGTACAGCTCGCCGCCGGCTGCAAGCGGTGCGACGGCGATCGATCGAGCGCCGCGCTCGAACGCGCGGTCGCCGAACGGGACGGCATCGCGATCGGCTTCGCCGAACCGCCGAAACCGGATCTCCCCGGTGTGAATCGCTCGCTCGAGCAGCGGCTGCTCGCCGTCGCCGAGACTGACGGTTCGGTGGAGCGACCACGCCATCGCCTCGGGATCCGACAGCCACGGCACGATCTCGCGTTCGCCGCGGTCGTACTCGCCGACCCAGGCAAACGCGAATCGATCGCTGCCGGTCAGCTCCTCGCGGAGCACCCGTTCGACCGCCAGCGGCGAGGTCACATCGACCAGTCGGCGGCGAACGGCACCGACGATTTCAGCGAGGTCAGCGGGCAACTCTCGGAGTGACGCCGCCGGCTCGGTCGTGAGGTCACCCGTGTTCGGGTCGCCCGCTC is a window encoding:
- a CDS encoding 3-hydroxyacyl-CoA dehydrogenase/enoyl-CoA hydratase family protein; translation: MDLEDINTVAVLGAGNMGHGIAEVAAIAGYDVNMRDIKDEFVQNGYDQIEWSLGKLAENDQLSEEESDAALERVTPLVDMADAVADADVVIEAVPEQMEIKKDVYTELEEVAPDHAIFATNTSSLSITDLAEFTERPERFCGMHFFNPPVRMQLVEVISGAESAEETLAVVEDLAEDLGKTPVRVHKDSPGFIVNRILVPLMNEAAWLVSNDEATIAEVDSTTKFDMGLPMGSFELGDQVGNDVSYHVLEYMHEVLGEAYEPAPLLAEKVENEEFGKKSGKGFYDYEDGEGVQIPTDEQSEFVKKRLLATMANEAAKLIGGDVAPPESIDEAVQLGAGFPDGPVTLVDDYGLDTLHETLEEAYERTGHERYAAAEYLAERADEGGFYESDEHSDAVDFDAIRVEYPGDMVGHVVLDRPHRMNTISDELLEELSAAITLLEDDDEVRAILVTGEGEKAFSAGADVQSMAGDGADPIEGQELSRLGQSTFGELEACDLPVIAGIDGFCLGGGMELATCADLRVASERSQFGQPELDLGLLPGWGGTQRLKHIIGEGRAKEIILTAERYDAETMADYGFVNEVVDSDGLEARALELATDLAGGPPIAQKFTKRAMLAGRDDTEAGLEYEASAFGHLMATDDLMEGIMAFMGDEEPNFQGE
- a CDS encoding HalX domain-containing protein, whose amino-acid sequence is MSDGAEVLVVDDEARLADLFAAWLQADWVVETAYDGEEALEKMADSVEVVLLDRRMPGLSGDEVLEQIREQGYDSRVVMVTAVDPDFDIIEMGFDDYLVKPVSKDELVDMVDDVADRSDYESDIQEYYALVSKKALLESEKADRELANNEEYQDLTDRVAELEQRVDETVSGMSSHDDFVGAFQDLQSEN
- a CDS encoding PAS domain S-box protein; amino-acid sequence: MSRPRVLCVSGNRSTRAAVTLSLTDAPVDVVIAQRPAAAIDRLEREGIDAVVIDASTVTDVPALVDTVESEAPRTPTFVSWGASDDGGGVLSEVIVRAGEIEPGAQLAAAITDRLDDSSSAELPRAGDPNTGDLTTEPAASLRELPADLAEIVGAVRRRLVDVTSPLAVERVLREELTGSDRFAFAWVGEYDRGEREIVPWLSDPEAMAWSLHRTVSLGDGEQPLLERAIHTGEIRFRRFGEADRDAVPFGDRAFERGARSIAVAPLAAGGELYGVAVVYATTPISARERDAIRAIAATASHVLETIAIRGRLDQRERALHRYERLVETAGDGMYVLDDAGHFTTVNDALVEMTGYSREGLLGEHASILFDREDVTAATALIRSLLEAESHTETIELPLETKTGERIPCEAQIAVLVPGGEFLGSVGVLRDITERKRSERKLRERNERLDTFARIVSHDLRNPLGVAQGYLELFEETGDVEHAEKTREGLERMESIIEDVLAIAREGDWAADTDPTDLESIARDAWDHVSTAEATLSVTGTMTIEADRSRLLRLLENCFRNSIEHSDTTRTVRVGPLERDGRDGRGERDGRAQGFFIEDDGEGLPEKLRDEIFDPSVSSSTEGLGIGLWIVREVATGHGWSVVATESEGGGARFEFEIGV